Genomic window (Chryseobacterium bernardetii):
TTGCAGGTGGTTTCAAGTATATGAATGTTAGAAAAAGTGTTATTTCTCTCTGTATGTCATTGCTTCCACACCTTCTTTTTCTGGTGCTTGAACAGTAACAACAACTTTCATCGTCAGTACGTTTTCTGTACCAATAGTACCACCAAGCGGAGTTGCTAAAACTTTTCCGTTCACGATATCAATATCATATCCGGCTTTTGTTTCAACGGTAAATGATTTTTCAATCACTTCTTTCACCATCGGTGGCGAATAACTTTTCTTAGCAGGAGTTCCGGAAGTGATAACTTCACCACCTGCATAGTAAGCTTGCGTTTCCAAAGAAGGGTTCGCTATTTCAAAGGTTAAAGTAGTTTCTGCATCGTTTTGTCCGATAGCGATTCTTTTCCCTTTTTCTTCTGTTTCGATCCAATTGATTGTTTCGTCAGAAGTTTCAAGGACAGCTGTCCCTTTAAGGGTTTCATCATGCTCTGTTAAAGCAGTACCCATACCTCCATCCGAAGCTTTATTTCCGGAAAGAAGTCTTTTTATACCAAATGTAAATGCCATTTATTTTAATTTAATTGATTGTTCGGGTTTGTAATCGAATGACGGAAACCCATTCATTTTTTCCGTCTACTTTATAATCTCGTTGATATTCGATCTCGAGGTATGTTTTTTTATCTTCCAGGTATACCTTATCAAAAAGAGGCATCAAAAGCTTTGTAGCATTATTCAGCAGTGCTAGATTTGGAAAGTAACTTGTACCAGACTGGATATCCTGAGCGTAGATATTGACTAATACAACAGATGAATGAAGTGGATCAGTAGCAACTGAAAGAGACCCTATTACAACGTCATTTTTTGTCGAATTAAATGGACGTTGGTCAATACAAACCTCTCCATTAATAATACTTTTAATTGTGCTGTTTTTAACAATATTAAAAGCGATTGATTTTAATTCAAATGTTGTTATCATTGCGCTCTTCTCATTGTATTAACAATACTCTTTGCTATCTGGTTTATTCGTGTTTTCGCTAGGACCTCAGCAGGTTTTAATACATCTAAGTGATGAATATCCTCAACATAGCTGGCATAGTCCATACCTGCAACAACAATAACTGCATATCCGTTTCCAAAATCTTTTGCGAGTTCTTTTGCGTAAGCTTCACCAATATCTTTTCCTGATTTATCATTGTTACCAGATTCGGGTCCTGAAGCCTCATTCGTAAAGACAGAACTAAGAACATTACCATGTTTCACAACCACATAACCAATAGAGTTACGGAGGTTACCGGTTTGATCCTGATAAGTGTCGAGATTCTTTGCAAGATTGACACACTCCATACCCAGGTAATTAAGGTTCCTGATCATGAGTTCATCCAGTGTATTAATTCTCTCTTGTAAGTAAGAATTAATCTGATTCATGTTAAATCTTGGCTCTATACCCATAACCTACAGTGTAATTGTGTTGGAGCAAATCGTAATATTTTTCCCTTGCTTCTGATTTGATTGCCACTTCTTACTTCAATCTGTGTATTAGCCTCTATTATCGGTGTACCTAAGGGCATTAATACTTTCGAAGAATAATTAGCAACCTCACCACTTTCAAGGGTGACAATTCCTTGTTGAACTACAACCTCATCTCTACAATTGGAATGAAATACCCATTGTTCAGTTGGCTCGGTAGGATATCCAGTTTCCGGATCTATACCACCTCCTACTATCTTAAGCACATAAAGCTCATATGGATATTGCGTCATGCTAAGAAACTTATGTCTTTAACTTCTAAATCTGAATCTTTCAATAGGTCTGAAATTCCTAACCTCTTACACTCTATGGAGTACCATCTTTCTAAGGCTTTCCTATCCCACTTTACTGAATAGCTATCCTCTGATATATCTGGCTTTGCAAGTAACTCAAGGACTATTTCTGTAAAAGCGATATCCATTTCGTCCGGTTTATCGAGAATTCCTGATTCATCAATCTGCTTCGAAGCAAAGAAAATATCAAGATCTGCATCACTCATAGTGATGGACAAACGGTTCAATTTACTCTTGAAATAATCCTTATTTGTTACTATTGCCATATATTAGAATGCTTTAGTAGTTGACAGCAAGTAGATATACTTGATAGTATTCACTACCGGGAAGGCATTAAGTTCTGCTTTTGTCCACTCTTTGAAAGGTTCGTTTTGATTCCACTTAGAAATCAATGTTCTTCCTTTTTTCGCGTAGATTACATTGTTTACTGGCTCCATTTCCTCCATAGCAAGTGCATTCTTGATTTCTCCTAATTTACCATCAGGAATAAATGCCAGGTTGCTTTCTTCAAATGGTCTGATAATGGAAGGTGTACCATCTTTTTCAACAGGAACTCTAATATCAGTTACCTCGAATACTGGAAGCTTTGCAGCAGTCATATATTCGTTGATACGATCATTTGTAATTGGAGCAGTTTGAGAATTCCTTGCTGCTGCAGAAAGCCCAAAGA
Coding sequences:
- a CDS encoding DUF6706 family protein is translated as MAIVTNKDYFKSKLNRLSITMSDADLDIFFASKQIDESGILDKPDEMDIAFTEIVLELLAKPDISEDSYSVKWDRKALERWYSIECKRLGISDLLKDSDLEVKDISFLA